The sequence CTGCTCGACCAGCACATCACCGCCCTGATCAGCAGCGCCATCGAGCACGCCGGGGAATGAAGACGGGGCATCGAGTGGCCTGGCCTGCGTCCCCAAATCTGCGGTTCCCGGCAGGAGGTGCGGCAGGGGAGAGCCGCTTCGAGCAGTCCCGCCTTCCTGGCTGGCAACCCGAAGCCCTGCTGGGTCCGCTCAGAGCAGCCGGGTTCACCATGCGAACCATCTCATCACCCCCGGCAACTCCGCCTCCTTCCTGAACCGCGGTGGGGCCATGCTGCCTTGCCTCGCCCTGCTGGAGGGCGGCAGCACCCTCATCACCCTCAGTGGCCGCCCGTAACGCACCAATTTCCCTTCTTCCTGAAAGGAGCCGCATGGACCGCACCATTCGCCTGGCACAGTACAGCCTGCTGCTCGGCCTGCTGATTCTCGGACTCAAGGGCGGCGCGTATGTCCTGACCGGGAGTGTGGCGCTGTATTCGGACGCGCTGGAGAGCATCATCAATGTCGTGGCCGCCGGCGCAGCCCTCTTTGCGCTGTCCATCGCCCGCAGGCCGGCCGACGCCGATCATCCCTACGGTCACGCCAAGGCGGAATACTTCTCGGCGGTTCTGGAAGGCGTTCTGATCGTGCTGGCCGCCTTCAGCATCCTCTACAGCGCCTACCAGGATCTCCAGGCCCCGAAACCGCTGGAAGCGCTCGGGCTTGGCCTGCTCGTCTCGCTGGGGGCCACCCTGCTCAACGCGGGGTACGGCCTCTACCTCATCCGCACCGGGCGGCAACTGCGGTCCCCGGCACTGGTGGCCGACGGCCAGCACCTGATGACCGACGTCGTGACCAGTGGCGGCGTGCTGGTGGGCCT is a genomic window of Deinococcus carri containing:
- a CDS encoding cation diffusion facilitator family transporter codes for the protein MDRTIRLAQYSLLLGLLILGLKGGAYVLTGSVALYSDALESIINVVAAGAALFALSIARRPADADHPYGHAKAEYFSAVLEGVLIVLAAFSILYSAYQDLQAPKPLEALGLGLLVSLGATLLNAGYGLYLIRTGRQLRSPALVADGQHLMTDVVTSGGVLVGLGLVAVTGWTILDPVMAMLVALNILWVGWRLVGTSLRSLLDEAAPPETQALIRRLVAEHAEGALEAHDLRTRHAGRLTFIDFHLVVPEHLTVGQAHAICDRLEQVIEQEVPESEVTIHVEPESAAKHRGVLVL